One Coffea arabica cultivar ET-39 chromosome 5e, Coffea Arabica ET-39 HiFi, whole genome shotgun sequence DNA segment encodes these proteins:
- the LOC113722689 gene encoding F-box protein At3g07870-like — MNLPEDILLQILSWLPAESLIRFKCVCKAWYALLEDQNFIYTHVNNMINPIRRNVNAHLLISCRSSMTNKRVISLSRDSSLDRFINQDLPPFFSNNFGQIRLIGPCNGIICLYGYPDQIALCNPSIGQFKILPPSQVSRPHDIKVRGGDIGVGFDSKIKDYKVIQILFCISNQSGLYYHVEIYSLGTDSWRKYDAAVPANVMYTNMWSMVYKNETFCWWAQNGNTEVILSFNMSKEIFQETPLPSDIECFGGRHRTTRSIVPLNESIALIVYRMKEKEKIFDVWVMNELVLGAHEKSTWTKQLSIGPISGVERPLGFWKSGELVLENCSRELVLYDRKTKEIKNLGLHGKRDRLEVLVYYDSIVSVQRV, encoded by the coding sequence ATGAATCTGCCAGAAGACATATTGCTCCAAATTCTCTCATGGCTGCCTGCAGAATCTTTAATTAGATTCAAATGTGTCTGCAAAGCATGGTATGCCCTTCTTGAGGATCAAAATTTTATCTATACACATGTAAACAATATGATCAATCCCATTAGACGAAATGTCAATGCTCATCTACTCATCAGCTGCCGTAGTTCCATGACTAACAAAAGAGTCATCTCATTATCTAGGGATTCCTCACTTGATAGATTCATTAATCAAGATCTGCCACCATTTTTTAGCAACAATTTTGGCCAAATTAGATTGATAGGTCCATGTAATGGTATTATCTGTTTGTATGGCTATCCAGACCAGATTGCCCTGTGCAACCCTTCAATAGGACAATTCAAGATCTTGCCTCCTTCACAAGTTTCACGGCCCCATGACATAAAGGTCCGTGGAGGCGATATCGGGGTAGGTTTTGACTCCAAAATCAAGGATTACAAGGTGATACAAATTTTGTTTTGCATTTCTAATCAGAGCGGCCTGTATTATCATGTTGAGATATACTCATTAGGGACAGATTCTTGGAGAAAATATGATGCAGCTGTTCCAGCTAATGTCATGTATACCAATATGTGGAGTATGGTATACAAAAATGAAACATTTTGCTGGTGGGCGCAAAATGGTAATACCGAGGTGATACTTTCCTTCAACATGAGCAAAGAAATCttccaagagacaccattgccaTCAGATATCGAATGTTTTGGTGGAAGGCACAGAACTACGAGATCTATCGTGCCATTGAACGAGTCCATTGCGCTGATTGTTTACCGtatgaaggaaaaagagaaaatttttgatgtttgggTGATGAATGAATTAGTTTTAGGAGCTCACGAGAAGTCTACTTGGACTAAGCAACTAAGTATTGGTCCTATTTCAGGTGTTGAAAGGCCACTGGGATTTTGGAAGAGCGGTGAACTCgttctggaaaattgttctcGAGAGCTGGTTCTCTATGATAGAAAAACTAAGGAAATTAAGAATCTTGGACTTCATGGCAAAAGGGATAGATTGGAAGTCCTTGTTTATTATGATAGCATAGTTTCTGTCCAAAGAGTTTGA